Proteins encoded within one genomic window of Macrotis lagotis isolate mMagLag1 chromosome 3, bilby.v1.9.chrom.fasta, whole genome shotgun sequence:
- the LOC141519571 gene encoding olfactory receptor 10AG1-like, whose amino-acid sequence MEIKTEANLSHLNDFILLGFSDSPNLQDILFGIFVIIYLSILIGNGLIIIITKSDAALQTPMYFFLGNFAFLEICYTTVLLPRMLSDLWTRNKNISLLACATQLFFFLILAGTESLFMAVMAYDRYVAICKPLYYTLIMNHKMCIQLVIASWISGAPILMGQTYQVFSLPFCNSNILNHFYCDMSSLMLLSCGDTFWNEFSVYADVILFVIFPFILILCSYTRIFISIHKLPTVIGRSKAFSTCSSHLIVMGLFYGSAMIAYLQPKSSYISGVEKIISLFYTSLTPLFNPLIYSLRNKDVIMAMKKIFSKLRVMKD is encoded by the coding sequence atggaaataaaaacagaagcaaatctcagtcatttaaatgattttattcttttaggaTTCTCTGATTCACCCAATCTTCAAGATATTCTTTTTGGTATTTTTGTAatcatttatttaagtattttgatTGGAAATGGcctcattattataattacaaaatCTGATGCAGCTCTCCAAACacccatgtatttttttcttggcaattttGCCTTCCTGGAAATCTGCTATACAACTGTCCTTCTTCCTAGAATGCTATCAGACCTTTGGACTcggaacaaaaatatttctttgctgGCCTGTGCTActcaacttttcttctttcttattctgGCAGGCACTGAGTCTCTGTTCATGGCGGTGATGGCATATGACCGTTATGTGGCCATCTGTAAGCCACTCTATTATACTCTTATTATGAACCACAAGATGTGTATTCAGCTAGTGATTGCCTCCTGGATCAGTGGGGCGCCCATCTTAATGGGGCAAACCTACCAGGTATTTTCATTACCCTTCTGTAATTCTAATATACTTAATCACTTTTACTGTGACATGTCATCATTAATGCTGTTGTCTTGTGGAGACACATTTTGGAATGAATTCTCAGTCTATGcagatgttattttatttgtcattttcccctttatattgATACTTTGCTCCTATACTAGAATCTTCATTTCCATTCACAAACTGCCAACAGTAATTGGAagatcaaaagctttttctactTGCTCCTCCCACCTCATAgtcatgggtttattttatggatCTGCTATGATTGCATATTTACAACCCAAGAGCAGTTACATATCAGGagtagaaaaaattatttctcttttctacaCAAGTTTAACTCCTTTATTTAACCCCCTGATTTACAGCCTTAGGAATAAAGATGTCATTAtggcaatgaaaaaaatattctctaaattAAGAGTCATGAAGGATTGa